One window of Pseudomonas sp. ML2-2023-3 genomic DNA carries:
- a CDS encoding DUF4123 domain-containing protein: MSQAYLLLDRTQIDNLAHRLFEVAPGVQLHSLYQRTAYSALDEVSPVLVPVTPNSPLAHTFTEQWSATAGIWLESLADEKTVVEHVRSLVHARVQGEVTVLFRFYDPRITALWLADLPAHERAPLMGPIQLIRLAHSVIHQAQPDQPAARYADTPWLRLPAEQLDHLNSAKQQGFTRRLIEHCDTYFPDYLQGQDMTAEQWVAHCINTAERYGYSAADEIFLWARFQAVLGTDFPQGPAHGAYRLILAEPGVTPEQRLDNLNTELTYQLLTNKEPRA; this comes from the coding sequence ATGAGTCAGGCGTACCTGTTACTTGATCGCACCCAAATCGACAATCTGGCGCACCGGTTGTTCGAGGTCGCGCCCGGCGTGCAATTGCATTCCCTGTATCAACGCACCGCCTACAGCGCGCTGGATGAAGTCAGCCCAGTACTGGTCCCAGTGACGCCCAACAGCCCTCTGGCTCACACCTTTACCGAGCAGTGGAGCGCCACGGCGGGGATCTGGCTGGAATCACTGGCTGATGAAAAAACCGTAGTCGAGCATGTGCGCAGCCTCGTCCATGCCCGCGTCCAGGGCGAGGTCACGGTGTTATTCCGTTTCTACGACCCCCGGATTACCGCCTTGTGGCTAGCCGACTTGCCTGCCCATGAGCGCGCCCCCTTGATGGGGCCAATACAACTAATACGACTGGCGCACTCAGTAATTCATCAGGCCCAACCTGATCAGCCCGCAGCGCGGTATGCAGACACGCCCTGGCTGCGTCTGCCCGCAGAACAACTGGATCACTTGAACAGTGCCAAGCAACAGGGCTTTACCCGGCGCTTGATCGAACATTGCGACACTTACTTCCCCGACTATCTGCAAGGTCAGGACATGACCGCAGAACAATGGGTCGCCCACTGCATAAACACTGCCGAGCGATACGGCTACAGCGCCGCCGATGAGATTTTTTTGTGGGCGCGTTTTCAAGCGGTGCTGGGGACGGACTTTCCTCAAGGCCCGGCCCATGGTGCTTATCGCCTGATACTGGCTGAGCCCGGCGTAACCCCCGAACAACGTCTGGATAACCTGAACACCGAGCTGACGTACCAGTTGCTCACCAATAAGGAACCCCGTGCATGA
- the tssI gene encoding type VI secretion system tip protein TssI/VgrG encodes MFVPANTAHFSLHIPDIRNDFKVLGFEGFEAISQLYEINIELVSENPDINLESLLSLPAFLQFGLNGEGIHGRIEDVCVGESGKRLTHYHLTLVPALHYLQFSYDQRIFQHHSVPQIIAKVLQGHGIQADAFSFNVRTSPVREYCTQYGESNYSFLQRLCAEDGIAWHHQHTKDGHLLVFTDSQAYFPALGETPYQQGTGNVADYPVVEQFSQRFSTRTSTVTRRDYDLNRPSLLIENAFTAKFTPALEDYHYPVLISTEKRGQQLAQQALERHRTDYQLAEGKSDQPTLRSGHLFTLSEHPRKACNDLWLLLSVNHEGKQPQALEESITSDATPADGFTQGYRNTFSAIPWDVFFRPPLPPARAPLVAQTARVTGPQGQEIYCDELGRVKIELPWDRAELNSEKSSCWVRVSSSWAGENFGAVTIPRIGMEVVISYVEGDPDKPLITGCVPNKTNPMPYPLPAHKTKTVLRSQSSPHTGGYNELLIEDRAGQEKIYLRAQRDLEQVILNNSDTTIGNDRREHITRDSHSLIEHDRFEQVDRNSSSLIEGDELHTTQGLRNTVIGGNELLSIRGNSSTTADGSLVIQATSQAHLSAANVVIDAGMSLTLAAGGQHIVISAGGIFSSQPIVVGGAPAVGIGAMPAASVVPVVAGAWGMPSLPAQKTAVRQATQQVTSICAVCQKLEESKV; translated from the coding sequence ATGTTCGTACCGGCCAACACGGCACACTTCTCGCTGCACATTCCCGATATCCGCAACGACTTCAAAGTGCTCGGCTTTGAAGGATTTGAAGCCATTAGCCAACTCTACGAAATCAACATTGAACTGGTCAGTGAAAACCCAGACATCAATCTTGAATCATTGCTCAGCCTGCCTGCCTTTTTGCAATTTGGCCTCAACGGCGAAGGCATACACGGGCGCATCGAAGATGTTTGCGTGGGCGAATCCGGCAAGCGCCTGACCCACTATCACTTGACCCTGGTCCCCGCACTCCACTATTTGCAGTTCAGCTACGACCAGCGAATCTTCCAACACCACAGCGTGCCGCAGATCATCGCAAAAGTCCTGCAAGGCCATGGTATTCAGGCTGACGCATTTAGCTTTAATGTCCGCACCAGCCCTGTGCGCGAGTACTGCACTCAATACGGCGAAAGCAATTATTCATTCCTGCAACGCCTGTGTGCCGAAGACGGTATTGCCTGGCATCACCAGCATACGAAAGACGGCCACCTGCTGGTATTCACTGACAGCCAGGCCTATTTTCCTGCGCTGGGCGAAACGCCCTACCAGCAAGGCACCGGAAACGTCGCCGATTACCCGGTGGTTGAGCAGTTTTCCCAACGTTTCAGTACCCGCACCAGCACGGTTACCCGTCGTGATTACGACCTGAACCGGCCAAGCCTGCTGATCGAAAATGCCTTCACCGCCAAGTTCACCCCCGCGCTGGAGGATTACCACTACCCGGTACTGATCAGTACCGAAAAGCGCGGCCAACAGTTGGCCCAGCAAGCCCTCGAACGCCATCGAACCGACTACCAACTGGCCGAAGGCAAAAGCGATCAGCCCACGTTGCGCAGTGGCCACTTGTTCACCCTGAGCGAACACCCGCGCAAAGCCTGCAACGACCTGTGGCTATTGCTCAGCGTGAACCACGAAGGCAAGCAGCCCCAGGCGCTGGAAGAATCGATCACCAGCGATGCAACACCCGCTGACGGCTTCACCCAGGGCTACCGCAACACGTTCAGTGCGATACCGTGGGACGTGTTCTTCCGCCCACCCCTGCCACCCGCCCGCGCGCCACTGGTCGCGCAAACCGCCCGCGTGACCGGCCCCCAAGGTCAAGAGATCTATTGCGACGAGCTAGGACGGGTAAAGATTGAACTGCCCTGGGACCGAGCTGAACTCAACAGCGAAAAAAGCAGCTGCTGGGTCAGGGTTTCATCCAGCTGGGCCGGGGAAAACTTCGGCGCCGTGACGATCCCGCGCATCGGCATGGAAGTGGTCATCAGCTACGTCGAAGGCGACCCCGACAAACCGCTGATCACCGGTTGCGTCCCCAATAAGACCAACCCGATGCCTTACCCGTTACCGGCGCACAAAACCAAAACCGTGCTGCGCAGCCAAAGCTCGCCACACACCGGTGGCTATAACGAACTGTTGATCGAAGACCGTGCAGGCCAGGAAAAAATCTACCTGCGGGCCCAACGTGACCTTGAGCAGGTAATCCTCAACAACAGCGACACCACCATTGGCAACGACCGCCGCGAGCACATCACCCGAGACAGCCACAGCCTGATCGAACACGACCGCTTCGAGCAGGTCGACCGCAACAGCTCCAGCCTGATTGAAGGCGACGAACTGCACACCACCCAGGGCCTGCGCAACACTGTGATCGGCGGCAACGAGCTGTTGTCCATCCGAGGTAACAGCAGCACCACGGCCGATGGCTCACTGGTGATACAGGCAACCAGCCAGGCACACCTCAGCGCCGCCAACGTAGTGATCGATGCAGGCATGAGCCTCACGCTGGCAGCGGGCGGCCAACACATCGTCATCAGTGCCGGCGGTATTTTCAGCAGCCAACCCATCGTCGTGGGCGGCGCACCGGCGGTGGGAATAGGGGCCATGCCTGCGGCTTCGGTGGTTCCGGTAGTGGCGGGTGCGTGGGGGATGCCTTCATTGCCTGCGCAAAAAACAGCCGTGAGGCAGGCCACGCAACAGGTCACCTCTATTTGTGCGGTGTGTCAGAAGCTTGAGGAGTCGAAGGTATGA
- a CDS encoding cell division protein ZapA, translating to MSVDRDGVNVVSILGNDYTIKAPEGEQKTLMAATVMLKAALAETKRKYPSLIGDKLLVLAALNLCSKQIELQLSHKQELDRYQEQVSATVDVIERTLGQS from the coding sequence ATGAGCGTGGACAGAGACGGAGTAAATGTCGTCTCGATTTTGGGTAACGACTACACGATCAAAGCGCCGGAGGGGGAGCAAAAGACCCTGATGGCGGCCACGGTCATGTTGAAAGCCGCCCTGGCCGAAACGAAAAGAAAGTACCCGAGCCTGATCGGGGACAAGCTGTTGGTGCTGGCAGCGCTGAATCTGTGTTCCAAGCAGATTGAGCTGCAACTGAGCCACAAACAGGAACTCGACCGTTATCAAGAGCAAGTCAGCGCCACGGTCGATGTGATTGAGCGAACGTTAGGGCAATCCTGA
- a CDS encoding low specificity L-threonine aldolase yields MTDKSQQFASDNYSGICPEVWTAMELANHGHQRSYGDDEWTLRAANDFRKLFETDCEVYFAFNGTAANSLALSSLCQSFHSVICSETAHVETDECGAPEFFSNGSKLLIARTENGKITPESIREIALKRKDIHYPKPRVVTITQATEVGSVYRPEEIRAISDTCKELGLLLHMDGARFSNACAFLGCTPAELSWKAGVDVLCFGGTKNGMAVGEAILFFDHTLSVDFDYRCKQAGQLASKMRFLSAPWVGLLENDAWLKHSRHANHCAQLLSQLVSDIPGVELMFPVEANGVFLQLSEPAVAALTAKGWRFYTFIGKGGARFMCSWDTEEARVRELAADIREVMAG; encoded by the coding sequence ATGACTGACAAGAGCCAACAATTCGCCAGCGACAACTACTCCGGTATCTGCCCTGAAGTCTGGACCGCCATGGAACTGGCCAACCACGGTCATCAACGCTCTTATGGCGATGACGAGTGGACCCTGCGCGCTGCCAACGACTTTCGCAAACTGTTCGAAACCGACTGCGAAGTCTATTTTGCCTTCAACGGTACTGCGGCCAACTCCCTGGCCCTGTCATCGTTGTGCCAGAGTTTCCACAGCGTGATCTGCTCCGAGACCGCCCACGTCGAGACCGACGAATGCGGCGCGCCTGAATTCTTTTCCAACGGCTCCAAGCTGCTGATCGCCCGCACTGAAAACGGCAAGATCACCCCCGAATCGATCCGCGAAATCGCCCTCAAGCGCAAAGACATCCACTATCCAAAGCCGCGAGTGGTGACCATCACCCAGGCCACGGAAGTCGGCAGCGTGTACCGCCCTGAAGAAATTCGTGCCATCAGCGACACCTGCAAGGAGCTGGGCCTGTTGCTGCACATGGACGGTGCCCGCTTCTCCAACGCATGCGCCTTCCTCGGCTGCACGCCCGCAGAGCTGAGCTGGAAAGCCGGTGTGGATGTACTGTGCTTTGGCGGGACCAAAAATGGCATGGCGGTGGGTGAAGCGATTCTGTTCTTCGACCACACCCTGTCGGTGGACTTCGACTACCGCTGCAAACAGGCCGGTCAACTGGCGTCGAAGATGCGCTTTTTGTCGGCACCCTGGGTGGGCTTGCTGGAAAACGACGCATGGCTCAAACACTCACGCCACGCCAACCACTGCGCGCAGTTGCTGAGCCAGTTGGTGAGTGACATTCCGGGGGTTGAACTGATGTTCCCCGTGGAAGCCAATGGCGTGTTCCTGCAACTGTCGGAACCGGCCGTGGCTGCGCTGACCGCCAAGGGCTGGCGCTTCTATACCTTTATCGGCAAAGGCGGCGCACGTTTCATGTGTTCCTGGGACACCGAAGAGGCACGGGTACGGGAACTGGCGGCGGATATTCGCGAAGTGATGGCGGGGTAA
- the glyA gene encoding serine hydroxymethyltransferase, translated as MFSKQDQIQGYDDALLAAMNAEDQRQEDHIELIASENYTSQRVMEAQGSGLTNKYAEGYPGKRYYGGCEHVDKVEQLAIDRAKQLFGADYANVQPHSGSQANAAVYLALLNAGDTVLGMSLAHGGHLTHGASVSFSGKLYNAVQYGIDTTTGLIDYDEVERLAVEHQPKMIIAGFSAYSKFLDFPRFRQIADKVGAYLFVDMAHVAGLVAAGLYPNPLPYADVVTTTTHKTLRGPRGGLILAKSNEALEKKLNSAVFPGGQGGPLMHVIAAKAVCFKEALEPGFKTYQKQVIDNAQAMAEVFIKRGFDVVSGGTDNHLFLLSLIRQGLTGKDADAALGRAHITVNKNAVPNDPQSPFVTSGLRIGTPAVTTRGFKVAQCTELAGWICDILDHLGDADIEADVARQVTSLCKDFPVYR; from the coding sequence ATGTTCAGCAAGCAGGATCAGATCCAGGGTTACGACGATGCCTTGTTAGCGGCCATGAATGCCGAAGATCAGCGCCAGGAAGATCACATCGAGCTGATTGCCTCCGAGAACTACACCAGCCAGCGTGTGATGGAGGCCCAAGGCAGCGGCCTGACCAACAAGTACGCCGAAGGCTATCCGGGCAAGCGCTATTACGGCGGCTGCGAACATGTGGATAAAGTCGAGCAGCTGGCCATCGACCGCGCCAAACAACTGTTCGGCGCCGATTATGCCAACGTGCAACCTCACTCCGGCAGCCAGGCGAATGCGGCCGTGTACCTGGCGTTGCTCAATGCCGGTGACACCGTGCTGGGCATGAGCCTGGCCCACGGCGGGCACTTGACCCACGGCGCCAGCGTCAGCTTCTCCGGCAAGTTGTACAACGCCGTGCAGTACGGCATCGACACCACCACCGGGCTGATCGACTACGACGAAGTAGAACGTCTGGCCGTTGAGCATCAGCCAAAGATGATCATTGCCGGCTTCTCGGCTTACTCCAAATTCCTCGACTTTCCGCGCTTTCGCCAGATTGCCGACAAGGTGGGTGCCTACCTGTTTGTCGACATGGCCCACGTGGCCGGCCTGGTCGCGGCGGGGCTGTACCCCAACCCGCTGCCCTACGCTGACGTGGTCACCACCACCACCCACAAAACCCTGCGCGGCCCCCGCGGCGGGTTGATCCTGGCCAAGTCCAACGAAGCCCTGGAAAAGAAACTCAACTCGGCCGTGTTCCCCGGTGGCCAGGGCGGTCCGCTGATGCATGTGATCGCGGCCAAGGCGGTGTGCTTTAAAGAAGCCCTGGAGCCGGGCTTCAAGACCTATCAAAAGCAGGTCATCGACAACGCTCAGGCGATGGCCGAAGTGTTTATCAAGCGTGGCTTCGACGTGGTCTCGGGCGGCACCGACAACCATCTGTTCCTGCTCAGCCTGATCCGTCAGGGCCTGACCGGCAAAGACGCCGACGCAGCCCTGGGCCGTGCTCATATCACGGTCAATAAAAATGCGGTGCCCAATGACCCGCAATCACCGTTCGTGACGTCGGGCCTGCGCATCGGTACCCCGGCAGTGACCACGCGCGGTTTCAAAGTGGCGCAGTGCACGGAACTGGCGGGCTGGATCTGCGACATCCTCGATCACCTCGGCGATGCCGATATCGAGGCCGACGTGGCACGCCAGGTGACCTCGCTGTGCAAAGACTTCCCGGTTTATCGCTGA
- a CDS encoding sarcosine oxidase subunit beta has translation MQRYSGFGLFKHSLSHHENWQKMWRTPTPKKVYDVVIVGGGGHGLATAYYLAKEHGITNVAVVEKGWLGGGNTARNTTIVRSNYLWDESAHLYEHAMKLWEGLSQDLNYNVMFSQRGVYNLCHTLQDIRDSERRVSANRLNGVDGELLDAKQVADEIPYLDCSKNTRYPIIGATVQRRGGVARHDAVAWGFARAADALGVDLIQQTEVLGFRKENGVCIGVETSKGFIGAKRVGVVTAGNSGHMARQAGFRLPIESHPLQALVSEPIKPIIDSVIMSNAVHGYISQSDKGDLVIGAGIDGYNGYGQRGSYPVIEHTIQAIVEMFPVLSRVRMNRQWGGIVDTTPDACPIISKTPVPNLFFNCGWGTGGFKATPGSGNVFAASLAKGEMHPLAAPFSIDRFHTGALIDEHGAAAVAH, from the coding sequence ATGCAACGGTATTCAGGCTTCGGCCTCTTCAAACACTCCCTCAGCCACCATGAAAACTGGCAGAAGATGTGGCGCACGCCGACCCCTAAAAAGGTCTACGACGTGGTCATCGTCGGCGGTGGCGGCCACGGGCTGGCCACTGCCTACTATCTGGCCAAGGAGCACGGCATCACCAACGTGGCCGTGGTCGAGAAGGGCTGGCTGGGCGGCGGCAACACGGCGCGCAACACCACCATCGTGCGTTCCAACTATTTGTGGGACGAGTCGGCGCACCTGTACGAACACGCGATGAAGCTTTGGGAAGGCTTGTCCCAGGACTTGAACTACAACGTCATGTTCTCCCAGCGCGGTGTCTACAACCTGTGCCATACCTTGCAAGACATACGTGACTCGGAGCGCCGGGTCAGCGCCAACCGCCTCAACGGCGTGGATGGTGAACTGCTTGACGCCAAGCAAGTGGCGGACGAGATCCCGTACCTCGATTGCTCAAAAAATACCCGTTACCCGATTATCGGCGCCACCGTACAGCGCCGTGGCGGTGTGGCCCGTCACGATGCCGTGGCCTGGGGTTTTGCCCGGGCTGCGGATGCGCTGGGTGTAGACCTGATCCAGCAAACCGAAGTGCTCGGTTTTCGCAAGGAAAACGGCGTGTGCATCGGCGTTGAAACCAGCAAGGGTTTTATCGGTGCCAAGCGCGTAGGCGTGGTGACGGCCGGTAACTCCGGGCACATGGCCCGTCAGGCCGGTTTCCGCCTGCCGATTGAATCCCACCCGCTGCAAGCGCTGGTGTCGGAGCCGATCAAGCCAATCATCGACAGCGTGATCATGTCCAACGCGGTTCACGGCTACATCAGCCAGTCCGACAAGGGCGACCTGGTGATCGGTGCCGGGATCGACGGCTACAACGGCTACGGTCAGCGCGGTTCGTACCCGGTGATCGAACACACGATTCAGGCCATTGTGGAAATGTTCCCGGTGTTGTCCCGCGTGCGCATGAACCGCCAGTGGGGCGGCATCGTCGACACCACTCCCGATGCTTGCCCGATCATCTCCAAGACCCCGGTGCCGAATCTGTTCTTCAACTGCGGCTGGGGTACGGGTGGCTTCAAGGCCACGCCGGGCTCGGGCAACGTGTTTGCCGCCAGTCTGGCCAAGGGCGAGATGCACCCATTGGCTGCACCGTTTTCCATTGACCGGTTCCACACCGGCGCCCTGATCGACGAACACGGCGCTGCCGCTGTCGCCCACTAA
- a CDS encoding sarcosine oxidase subunit delta, with translation MLHIFCPHCGELRSEEEFHASGQAHIPRPLDPAACTDAEWGDYLFFRDNPRGLHHELWNHVAGCRQFFNATRNTVTYEILETYLIGTQPQFTEQAAPLITTATREQGEKV, from the coding sequence ATGCTTCATATCTTCTGTCCCCATTGCGGCGAACTGCGCTCCGAAGAGGAATTCCATGCCAGCGGCCAGGCGCACATCCCGCGCCCGCTGGACCCCGCGGCCTGCACCGACGCCGAGTGGGGCGACTACCTGTTCTTTCGCGACAACCCTCGCGGCCTGCACCACGAACTGTGGAACCACGTCGCCGGTTGCCGCCAGTTCTTCAACGCCACGCGCAACACCGTGACCTACGAAATTCTTGAAACCTACCTGATTGGCACCCAGCCGCAGTTCACTGAACAGGCGGCACCACTGATCACCACGGCCACCCGCGAGCAGGGAGAAAAGGTATGA